The following coding sequences are from one Salvelinus namaycush isolate Seneca chromosome 23, SaNama_1.0, whole genome shotgun sequence window:
- the LOC120018652 gene encoding cylicin-2-like: MEFNRPKAPGGGPGDGEGGQVVLSTLDELQPGRSERKLEEHCGLAGLSSTDTTNAAKTDPKAPAGGSGKVDLYLIHSSTSSDSEEEDKGKKEKKKKKLKKRKKKDSSSSSSSSSSDSSSSDSEDEKKKKRKKKAKKEGAGDIIVHDAAFISEPGLEGFTDLNNEETKKKEDGEEADGQGKDEYSCAAGVSAAGDEGAGLEGTLGQKSGKEKKKKDEKKKKDKKDKMKKDKRTDKGSASESDDDDKCKKDKAKEGGASAEWICGRDFPEGMEAGNLSDDEREGGKEKEKKKKLKKKKKDSSSSSSDGSSSSDSDDDKKKKKKKKMKKKKKGSCSSDSEDDNKKKKKTKDKKDSDSEEDKKKKKDKKKKKKKDKDSDSEEDKKKKKKKDKKKKKDTEDSSDSEDDKKKKKKKKKKKDSGSDSEEDEKKKKKKKDKKKDKKKKDKKRDKKKKDKKKQKDDSSSGSDDDKKKKKKKKKKEKKKEKGSSSGSDDDEKKKKKDKKDSCSDVEGESKKKTKEDDNKKEDGPENEKCGEMKKEGKYVGGLVMGGGCMDSTPSDEGSAIRPKPTLKLESWGPSADPRPNTRYESIYSPSHSLSPRESSPSRPPRSPLEALMRNPTWTSDRDPLTRRGPASSRTTLLKSSDLLRGPKPYQP; encoded by the exons ATGGAGTTCAACAGACCCAAAG CTCCAGGGGGAGGGcctggagatggagagggaggacaaGTTGTCCTGAGCACACTGGATGAACTCCAGCCTGGGAGGAGTGAACGGAAGCTTGAAGAGCATTGTGGGCTAGCAGGGCTGTCTTCAACCGACACCACTAACGCAGCCAAGACAGACCCCAAAGCTCCTGCAGGAGGATCTGGAAAG gtcGACTTGTACTTAATCCACAGCTCCACATCTTCAGACAGCGAGGAGGAGGACAAAGGCAAGAAggaaaagaaaaagaagaagctgaagaagaggaagaagaag GATTCCagttcatcctcttcctcctcctcctctgacagCAGCTCTTCAGACAGTGAA gatgagaagaagaagaagaggaagaagaaggcaAAGAAAGAAGGTGCTGGGGATATCATAGTACATGATGCAGCCTTCATATCTGAGCCTG GGCTCGAAGGCTTCACTGATCTAAACAACGAGGAAACAAAGAAGAAAGAGGAT GGAGAAGAGGCAGACGGACAGGGCAAGGATGAGTACAGCTGTGCTGCTGGCGTTTCAGCAGCTG GTGACGAGGGTGCTGGACTGGAGGGTACCCTGGGACAGAAATCgggcaaagaaaaaaaaaagaaagatgagaagaagaagaaagacaaGAAAGACAAGATGAAGAAAGACAAGAGAACGGACAAG GGCTCTGCGTCTGAGAGCGATGACGATGACAAG TGCAAGAAAGACAAAGCAAAGGAGGGTGGTGCATCAGCTGAATGGATTT GTGGCAGAGATTTTCCTGAAGGAATGGAAGCTGGAAATCTGAGTGATGACGAGAGAGAAGGAGgcaaggagaaagagaagaagaagaagttgaagaaaaagaagaag GATTCTAGTTCTTCATCCTCTGACGGCTCCTCCTCCTCTGACAGCGATGATGAcaaaaagaaaaagaagaagaagaagatgaagaagaagaaaaag GGTTCCTGCTCATCAGACAGCGAAGACGATaataagaaaaagaagaagacgaAGGATAAGAAG GACTCTGACAGCGAGGaagacaagaagaagaagaaggacaagaagaaaaagaagaagaaggatAAG GACTCTGACAGCGAGGAAGacaagaaaaagaagaagaagaaggacaaGAAGAAAAAGAAGGATACGGAG GACTCATCTGACAGCGAGGAtgataagaagaagaagaagaagaagaaaaagaagaag GATTCTGGTTCTGACAGCGAGGAAGatgaaaagaagaagaagaagaagaaagacaaGAAGAAGGATAAGAAGAAGAAAGACAAGAAAAGGGATAAGAAGAAGAAAGACAAGAAGAAGCAAAAG GATGACTCCTCATCTGGAAGTGATGATGataagaaaaagaagaagaaaaagaagaagaaggagaagaagaaagaaaag GGTTCCTCTTCTGGAAGTGATGATGatgagaagaaaaagaagaaagacAAGAAG GACTCCTGTTCCGATGTTGAGGGAGAATCTAAGAAAAAAACAAAGGAAGATGACAACAAGAAAGAG GATGGACCTGAGAATGAAAAGTGTGGAGAGATGAAAAAGGAGGGGAAATATGTAGGTGGCTTGGTGATGGGAGGAGGGTGCATGGATAGCACACCATCTGACGAGGGATCAGCTATTCGCCCGAAACCCACCCTGAAGTTGGAGTCTTGGGGGCCGTCGGCAGACCCCAGACCCAACACTCGCTATGAGTCCATTTATAGCCCCTCGCACTCTCTCAGTCCCAGGGAGAGCAGCCCCTCCCGCCCGCCACGCAGTCCCTTGGAGGCCCTGATGCGGAACCCAACCTGGACCAGCGACCGTGACCCACTGACCAGGAGAGGACCAGCCAGCAGCAGAACCACACTGCTCAAATCCAGTGATCTGCTCAGGGGTCCTAAGCCTTATCAGCCGTAA